In Mycoplasmopsis maculosa, one genomic interval encodes:
- the truB gene encoding tRNA pseudouridine(55) synthase TruB, translated as MFYLINKPLNESSFKTINNFSKKNNIKKIGHTGTLDPLATGLLLVATDSDTKLIQYISEEDKTYVAGIKFGSSTETYDTEGAVTNFSSNKVEEKDLEKIVNWFLTQEDQFPPIYSAKKINGKKAYEIARKGKEIELKKQKIKVKKAKLINFDFENQILFIELTVSKGTYIRSLAHDLGIFLKTFAHLNFLDRTAIGRLNKRFLKDNNFVKIDITPFINLEIFEPNYNDFKLLKNGVTLRVHNLKDGKYALRNFDEIWGVINVVNNNFNIEKIFGEKITKLEVLWKKKI; from the coding sequence ATGTTTTATTTAATTAATAAGCCTTTGAATGAATCTTCATTTAAAACTATAAATAATTTTTCTAAAAAAAATAATATTAAGAAAATTGGTCACACTGGAACCCTAGATCCTTTAGCCACAGGACTTTTATTAGTAGCAACAGATTCAGATACAAAGTTGATTCAATATATTAGTGAGGAAGACAAGACATATGTGGCAGGTATAAAATTTGGATCATCCACTGAAACTTATGACACAGAAGGTGCAGTTACTAATTTTTCTTCAAATAAAGTTGAAGAAAAAGACTTAGAAAAAATAGTAAATTGGTTTTTAACACAGGAAGATCAATTTCCTCCTATATATAGTGCAAAAAAAATAAACGGTAAAAAAGCCTATGAAATAGCAAGAAAAGGCAAAGAAATTGAATTAAAAAAACAAAAAATAAAAGTTAAAAAAGCAAAATTAATTAATTTTGATTTTGAAAATCAAATTCTTTTTATTGAATTAACAGTTTCAAAAGGAACATATATTCGTTCATTGGCACATGATTTAGGTATTTTTTTAAAAACATTTGCTCATTTAAACTTTTTAGATAGAACAGCTATTGGTAGATTAAATAAAAGGTTTTTAAAAGACAATAATTTTGTTAAAATTGATATTACACCGTTTATTAATTTAGAAATATTTGAACCTAATTATAATGACTTTAAGTTATTAAAAAATGGAGTAACTTTGAGAGTACATAATTTAAAAGACGGCAAATATGCCTTAAGAAATTTTGACGAGATATGGGGTGTTATAAACGTAGTTAATAATAATTTTAATATTGAAAAAATTTTTGGTGAAAAAATTACAAAATTAGAGGTTTTATGAAAAAAGAAGATTTAA
- a CDS encoding YcsE-related riboflavin metabolism phosphatase, which translates to MKKEDLKNNIKLAAFDIDGTILPNGTMEFSSSIIKMFDKLSEKNIKTTFATAREFVTIGSLYKQLPKLDYFIGANGSFCYDIKNDNIIYEKTISYEDFKKIYDFVLNDEDTKSFLVADNKYAYKNPGMLTDTWFLSPHKDKIIDMDFEKIEKNHIHIITIGCESDDFTTRVTEKVKQLIEENNLNVDITAKWSKGIFLCPKGVTKSKTLNWLCDYLNLKINENLIAFGDSSNDFEMIRDSAYGVAMSRANDWIKSVANDIATTCEEDGAYHKLIELELI; encoded by the coding sequence ATGAAAAAAGAAGATTTAAAAAATAATATTAAGCTTGCTGCATTTGATATAGATGGCACTATTTTACCTAACGGTACTATGGAATTTAGTTCTAGTATAATAAAAATGTTTGATAAATTAAGTGAAAAAAATATAAAAACAACTTTTGCTACTGCTAGAGAATTTGTTACAATAGGCTCTTTATATAAACAATTACCTAAATTAGATTATTTTATAGGTGCGAATGGATCATTTTGTTATGATATAAAGAACGATAATATAATTTACGAGAAAACAATTAGTTATGAAGATTTTAAAAAAATATATGATTTTGTTTTAAATGATGAAGATACAAAAAGCTTTTTAGTAGCTGACAATAAATATGCATACAAAAACCCTGGAATGTTAACAGATACTTGATTTTTATCACCACATAAAGATAAAATAATTGATATGGATTTTGAAAAAATTGAAAAAAATCATATACATATAATAACAATTGGATGTGAAAGTGATGATTTTACTACACGTGTTACTGAAAAAGTTAAACAACTAATTGAAGAAAATAACCTTAATGTTGACATAACAGCAAAATGAAGTAAAGGAATCTTTTTGTGTCCAAAAGGTGTTACAAAATCAAAAACATTAAATTGATTATGTGATTATTTAAATTTAAAAATTAATGAAAATTTAATAGCGTTTGGTGATAGTTCAAATGATTTTGAAATGATAAGAGATAGTGCTTATGGAGTTGCTATGAGTAGAGCAAATGATTGAATAAAAAGTGTTGCTAATGATATAGCTACAACTTGTGAAGAAGATGGTGCTTATCATAAATTAATAGAATTAGAGCTTATATAA
- a CDS encoding FAD synthase — protein sequence MSLNIYNLYNKPKFNNPIYIIGSFESFHLGHNSLFEKAKEINKNLNRDIILVFFKDPENINKNHKNFIFTDFFYRIQSFANLGFLNAIYLEFSKLKELKPDEFLRLLINDDNKQKVSIIVGEDFKFGFQGSGNKDLLIKTYGKENIYILESLRIGNNIKISTSFIKECVELGDIELVNSLNLFKFGFTCDIENDENINIYFDEKIIQARPGLYIVYVEINSITYYAILKIDYKYKHFLTFIDFKFSGNSIKNARIIFLKSLRFFKDLVDLEITEKDLEKAKKEFLLF from the coding sequence ATGTCATTAAATATATATAATCTTTATAACAAGCCAAAATTTAATAATCCTATTTATATTATAGGTTCATTTGAATCATTTCACTTAGGTCATAATTCCTTATTTGAAAAGGCAAAAGAAATTAATAAAAATTTAAATAGAGATATAATATTAGTTTTTTTTAAAGATCCTGAAAATATTAATAAAAATCATAAAAATTTTATTTTTACAGATTTTTTTTATAGAATTCAGTCATTTGCAAACTTGGGTTTTTTAAATGCCATTTATTTAGAGTTTTCTAAATTAAAAGAATTAAAACCCGACGAATTCTTAAGATTATTAATTAATGATGATAATAAACAAAAAGTGAGCATAATAGTTGGCGAAGACTTTAAGTTTGGCTTTCAAGGAAGTGGAAATAAGGATTTACTAATTAAAACTTATGGTAAAGAAAATATTTACATTTTAGAATCACTTAGGATTGGGAATAATATAAAAATTTCAACTTCATTTATTAAAGAATGTGTTGAATTAGGTGATATAGAATTAGTTAATTCATTAAATTTATTTAAATTTGGCTTTACTTGCGATATTGAAAATGATGAAAATATAAATATTTATTTTGATGAAAAAATAATACAAGCAAGACCTGGTCTATATATTGTTTATGTTGAGATCAATAGCATAACCTATTATGCAATTTTAAAAATAGACTATAAATATAAACATTTTTTAACTTTTATTGATTTTAAATTTAGTGGTAATTCAATTAAAAATGCAAGAATAATATTTTTAAAATCTTTAAGATTTTTTAAAGATTTAGTAGACTTAGAAATAACAGAAAAAGACTTAGAAAAAGCTAAAAAAGAATTTTTATTATTTTAA
- the rpsO gene encoding 30S ribosomal protein S15, with the protein MITKEQKAQIVAKYGKDKKDTGNIFVQIAILTAEIEDLKPHFANNPKDNHSKRGFLAKITKRRILLQHLKSENLDLYNKVLVELNIRK; encoded by the coding sequence ATGATAACAAAAGAACAAAAAGCTCAAATTGTTGCTAAATATGGTAAAGATAAAAAAGATACAGGTAATATTTTTGTTCAAATAGCTATTTTAACAGCTGAAATTGAAGATTTAAAGCCACACTTTGCTAACAATCCAAAAGATAACCATTCAAAAAGAGGTTTTTTAGCTAAAATAACAAAACGTAGAATTTTATTACAACATTTAAAATCAGAAAATCTTGATCTTTACAACAAAGTATTAGTTGAATTAAATATTAGAAAATAA
- a CDS encoding HPr family phosphocarrier protein: MKDLTVTIIDPIGLHARPASFVASEASKYKSEILLTHNKIGRSGNLKSIMNILTLGIKKNDSITIKFNGEDESEALEGVKKSLIDNNIIEG; encoded by the coding sequence ATGAAAGATTTAACAGTAACAATTATCGATCCAATTGGTTTACATGCGCGTCCTGCTAGTTTTGTTGCTTCAGAAGCATCAAAATATAAATCAGAGATTTTATTAACACATAATAAAATAGGAAGATCAGGTAACTTAAAATCAATTATGAATATTTTAACTTTAGGAATAAAGAAAAATGATTCAATAACTATTAAATTTAATGGTGAAGATGAAAGTGAAGCGCTTGAAGGCGTTAAAAAATCATTAATTGACAATAATATTATTGAAGGATAA
- the rpmF gene encoding 50S ribosomal protein L32, with protein MAIVPKRKTSKQRKHKRRTHDALPVQNLVACKNCSNLIQQHRVCYNCGFYKGHKVEGYKSLDLRTQ; from the coding sequence ATGGCTATAGTTCCAAAACGTAAAACATCTAAACAACGTAAACACAAAAGACGTACTCATGATGCTTTACCAGTTCAAAACCTTGTTGCATGCAAAAACTGTTCAAACTTAATCCAACAACACCGTGTATGCTATAATTGTGGTTTTTATAAAGGTCACAAAGTTGAAGGTTACAAGAGTTTAGACTTACGTACACAATAA
- a CDS encoding IS30 family transposase codes for MNYIKINYKIRSIIDISLNVERKTISEIAKILNISRQSISNEIKINSDYWGYNSEYAEVKHRNREKWKNHFKFINKMNSYKHYSKEFKNKYNKKTFSVELTHLYIKNNFNFKIPSIKTVYNWINSNLWVIKRKNILRKQYTKGGKRDGGPAYKRLVGARWVRPFWTRPREINERSTFGHWEIDLIVGKQKAGHSHILSFVERYSRYGILVKVDSKNPWYIALILFELIKIYNLNVKSITSDNGFEFNSLFIIGYKLKIFIYKADPYASQQRGTNENFNGYVRRFFKKKTDFNLISNNEILKVQREINNIPRKIHGYLSASEMYALCEIKEPGLNIPLNEKLYSWQNKKRESNGSRNKFWKTKK; via the coding sequence ATGAATTATATTAAAATTAATTATAAAATAAGAAGCATTATAGATATTAGTTTAAATGTTGAAAGAAAAACTATTTCAGAAATAGCAAAAATTTTAAATATTTCAAGACAATCTATTTCAAATGAAATAAAAATAAATTCTGATTATTGAGGTTATAACTCTGAATATGCAGAAGTAAAGCATAGAAATAGAGAAAAATGAAAAAATCATTTTAAATTTATAAATAAAATGAATTCATATAAACACTACTCTAAAGAGTTTAAAAACAAATATAACAAAAAAACTTTTAGCGTTGAACTAACACATTTATATATTAAAAATAATTTTAATTTTAAGATACCAAGCATTAAAACAGTTTATAACTGGATAAATTCAAATTTATGAGTAATAAAGCGAAAAAATATTTTGAGGAAACAATACACAAAAGGCGGAAAAAGGGATGGTGGACCTGCTTATAAAAGATTAGTTGGTGCTAGATGAGTCAGACCGTTTTGAACAAGACCAAGAGAAATAAACGAAAGAAGTACTTTTGGCCATTGGGAAATAGATTTAATTGTAGGAAAACAAAAAGCAGGGCATTCACACATTCTATCATTTGTCGAAAGATACAGCAGATATGGTATTTTGGTAAAAGTTGACAGTAAAAACCCTTGGTATATTGCTTTAATATTATTTGAACTAATAAAAATATACAATTTAAATGTTAAGTCAATAACATCTGATAATGGATTTGAATTTAATTCACTTTTTATAATTGGATATAAGTTAAAAATTTTTATTTATAAGGCAGATCCTTATGCTTCTCAGCAAAGAGGAACAAACGAAAATTTTAATGGATATGTTAGACGTTTTTTTAAGAAAAAAACTGATTTTAATTTAATTTCTAATAATGAAATTTTAAAAGTTCAACGAGAAATAAACAATATTCCAAGAAAAATACATGGTTACTTAAGTGCTTCTGAAATGTATGCACTTTGTGAAATAAAAGAGCCTGGTCTAAATATACCATTAAACGAAAAACTTTACAGTTGACAAAATAAAAAACGAGAAAGTAACGGTTCAAGAAATAAATTCTGGAAAACTAAAAAATAG
- a CDS encoding ligand-binding sensor domain-containing protein: MNLVDNQKIVLYIISSFLIVAAIFLVSFSTYFLVKKLIFSKYEKDIELIINKIKKFNIDKKSTLIRFNTLSNFKQEKYLAITNKLKIIDNDIKNINKNVSPQYQQLLSSIKNKNLKESIILYRSIKKYNKDLLAKINEFILLSKETNNYWNIIDYYMIENDKIIKQLQSYLNINKNKLVNSYDYLKTELDNIAISNYELEDKKIKDNIEIVTLESENYQKRILSLAKKIDAVVNLEWSLYFDIPKKIEKFSKLEEEIRTKLKKELNNIQFNFLKRPFQESIEKTRKLYSKYYFYFLVFSLKEKFNFYINSNIKTINFEINNIINELNNLTILFLENEKYESLNNEFFSLISQFNIENKNILDLEKLSYSDYEFFIEKILNIIYEMNNLISEFNNNNSIISYNKYYLKNLDFWYNKILENKDILESTSENEERVLKLVSSYSSIINLPDEELLNYSKIKEFQKDIFFMYKELFTKLIYKDMTKKLINYISKRNKKDTNEIDDIIIITSKTLLEKRYKDAFEIISNYLIRKRL; encoded by the coding sequence ATGAATTTAGTTGATAACCAAAAAATAGTATTGTATATAATTTCTTCATTTTTAATTGTTGCAGCTATTTTTTTAGTTTCTTTTTCAACTTATTTTTTAGTAAAAAAACTTATATTTTCTAAATATGAAAAAGATATAGAATTAATAATTAACAAAATAAAGAAATTTAATATAGATAAGAAATCAACTTTGATTAGATTTAATACTTTGAGTAACTTCAAACAAGAAAAATATTTAGCTATAACAAATAAATTAAAAATAATTGATAATGATATAAAAAATATAAATAAAAATGTTTCCCCTCAATATCAACAATTATTATCTTCAATAAAAAATAAAAACTTAAAAGAATCGATAATTTTGTATAGAAGTATTAAAAAGTATAATAAAGATTTATTAGCAAAAATAAATGAGTTTATTCTATTAAGTAAAGAAACTAATAATTATTGAAATATTATTGATTATTATATGATAGAAAATGACAAAATAATTAAACAATTACAATCATATTTAAATATTAACAAAAATAAATTAGTTAATTCATATGACTATTTAAAAACTGAATTAGATAATATTGCAATCTCTAATTATGAATTAGAAGACAAAAAAATAAAAGATAATATAGAAATAGTTACTTTGGAGTCAGAAAATTATCAAAAAAGAATTTTATCTTTAGCAAAAAAAATTGATGCTGTTGTAAATCTAGAATGGTCATTATATTTTGATATACCTAAAAAAATAGAAAAATTTTCAAAACTTGAAGAAGAGATTAGAACAAAATTAAAAAAAGAATTAAACAATATACAATTTAATTTTTTAAAAAGACCTTTTCAAGAAAGTATTGAAAAAACAAGAAAGTTATATTCTAAATATTATTTTTATTTTTTAGTTTTTTCTTTAAAAGAAAAATTTAATTTTTATATAAACAGCAATATAAAAACAATTAATTTTGAGATAAATAATATTATCAATGAGTTAAATAATTTAACAATATTGTTTTTAGAAAATGAAAAGTATGAAAGTTTAAACAATGAGTTTTTTTCTTTGATTTCTCAATTTAATATAGAAAATAAAAATATCTTAGATTTAGAAAAACTAAGTTATTCAGATTATGAGTTTTTTATAGAAAAAATTTTAAATATAATTTATGAAATGAATAATTTGATAAGCGAATTTAATAATAATAATTCAATAATTTCTTATAATAAATATTATTTAAAAAATTTAGATTTTTGATATAACAAAATACTAGAAAATAAAGACATTCTTGAATCAACATCTGAGAATGAAGAAAGAGTTTTAAAATTAGTGTCTTCGTATAGTTCAATTATAAATTTACCTGATGAAGAATTACTTAATTATTCTAAAATAAAAGAATTTCAAAAAGATATTTTTTTCATGTATAAGGAATTATTTACAAAATTAATTTATAAAGATATGACAAAAAAATTAATAAATTATATATCTAAAAGAAATAAAAAAGATACTAATGAAATAGATGACATAATAATAATAACTTCTAAAACGCTTTTAGAAAAAAGATATAAAGATGCATTTGAAATAATCAGTAATTATTTAATAAGAAAGAGGTTGTAA
- the thiI gene encoding tRNA uracil 4-sulfurtransferase ThiI, producing the protein MYSKILIRYGELTLKGKNRDSFINLLAKNIKRITGEKPIVEFDRMYLTYSEENLENLKYVFGIISYSPIIECENDIEIIKQKSLLLINNENKTFKVSARRNNKSFNNTSNEINNIIGSHVLQNSNLKVDVHNPDLTIFVEVRGKSTYIFDKVIQALGGLPVGISGRVLHLMSGGIDSPVAAFELMKRGMHVSYLSFVSPPQTDIKTIEKMKNIVSILNKYQGNSIFYIANYSKLMNYITFVSNESYKINLMRRSFYRIASRKAKELNILALSNGENLGQVASQTLESLSTIANASDLLIFRPLLTNDKIETIEIAKKIGTYEPSIIKANETCELFAPKQPVTKPTLEKSLEYEKELAQIPNFEDEILNSLIEEHHFNN; encoded by the coding sequence ATGTATTCAAAAATTTTAATAAGATATGGGGAATTAACTTTAAAAGGCAAAAATAGAGATTCTTTTATAAATTTACTAGCAAAAAATATTAAGAGAATAACTGGAGAAAAACCTATTGTTGAATTTGATAGAATGTATTTAACATATTCTGAAGAAAATTTAGAAAATTTAAAATATGTTTTTGGAATTATTTCATATTCCCCTATCATTGAATGTGAAAATGATATAGAAATTATTAAGCAAAAATCATTATTATTAATAAATAATGAAAATAAAACTTTTAAGGTTTCTGCGAGAAGAAACAATAAATCTTTTAATAATACTTCTAATGAAATAAATAATATTATTGGATCTCACGTATTACAAAATTCAAATTTAAAAGTTGATGTTCATAATCCAGATTTAACAATTTTTGTTGAAGTAAGAGGCAAATCTACTTATATTTTTGATAAAGTAATTCAAGCTCTTGGTGGATTACCAGTAGGTATAAGTGGTAGAGTTTTACATTTAATGTCTGGCGGTATCGATAGTCCTGTTGCTGCTTTTGAGTTAATGAAAAGAGGAATGCATGTTAGTTATCTTTCATTTGTTTCTCCACCACAAACTGATATTAAAACAATAGAAAAAATGAAAAATATTGTTTCTATATTAAATAAATATCAAGGTAATTCAATATTTTATATTGCAAATTATTCAAAATTAATGAATTATATAACTTTTGTATCCAATGAATCATATAAAATTAATTTAATGCGTAGAAGTTTTTATAGAATAGCATCTAGAAAGGCAAAAGAATTAAATATTCTCGCTTTGAGTAATGGTGAAAATTTAGGTCAAGTTGCTAGTCAAACTTTAGAAAGTTTAAGTACAATAGCAAATGCTAGTGATTTATTAATTTTTAGACCATTGCTTACAAATGACAAAATTGAAACAATAGAAATTGCAAAAAAAATTGGTACTTACGAACCATCAATAATAAAAGCAAACGAAACTTGCGAACTTTTTGCTCCAAAGCAACCAGTCACAAAACCAACTTTAGAAAAATCTTTGGAATATGAAAAAGAATTAGCACAAATACCTAATTTTGAAGACGAAATTTTAAATTCATTAATAGAAGAACATCATTTTAATAATTAA